CAGTTCCTCTTTTATCCTGTTTCCTTACCTGTTTGATACTGGTACGTAAAACGGATAAAGAAGTTCTTGCATTTTTCCGGTCTTCTTTTGTAATTATATTCTTAACACCTATCATTTTGATTTTAAAACACATACAAATATAACAAATAAAATATTCGAAACAAACGAAATAAACGAAATATTATTTATTCCTAAGTTTAATTTGTTATATTAATTAACAAGGCTACTACTTGATCACTTCACCAGCACCTTCAGGTGAAGTAGTAGGCTTCGGATCTTCAGTATACACTAAAGTCCCGCCTTTGATTGTCTTTAATCTAATTTGTTCAATCTTTTTGTTTTCCAGGTTTTTCATTATAATCAATTTACTGTCCGTCAAAAATAACAAATATTCTCATTGACGTACCTCTTGTTCATCTGTTTCCTAGCCGTAAACTTTACCTCCGGCGTATGATTTTCAACCTTTAACAAAATCCGACAGCCATTTCACGACACACTCACTCCAAAAAAATGTCCTACCAATGCGGTCATTCCCATTGCTACCGTTCCCCAGAAACAAATCCTCAGTATTGCGGGAGCTATTCTTGATCCTCCGGTTCTGGCTGAAACAGCACCTAGAAGCATCAGGAATACAATAGAAAATCCATACTGGAAGTAAACCATCTGTTTAATGGGTGCCAAAAGTGAGACGGCAAAAGGTAGTAAAGCCCCTACTGCAAAAGAAATAAAGGAAGCTCCTGCGGCGTGTAAAGGCTGTGCTTTGGTAATTTCGTTGATTCCCAATTCATCTCTGGCATGGGCCTCCAGAGCATTATGCTCAGTAAGTTCTGTGGCAACTTTCATCGCTGTTTCTCTACTGAACCCTCTTCTTTCGTAGATCTTCGCCAGTTCTTTAAGCTCAATTTCAGGCATCTCTTCCAGTTCTTTCT
This region of Chryseobacterium vaccae genomic DNA includes:
- a CDS encoding VIT1/CCC1 transporter family protein: MYHQLEKHYVNRVGWLRAAVLGANDGLLSTTSIVIGVAAAQPERNTIILAALAGMIAGAMSMAAGEYVSVSSQEDTEKADLHREKKELEEMPEIELKELAKIYERRGFSRETAMKVATELTEHNALEAHARDELGINEITKAQPLHAAGASFISFAVGALLPFAVSLLAPIKQMVYFQYGFSIVFLMLLGAVSARTGGSRIAPAILRICFWGTVAMGMTALVGHFFGVSVS